From the Schistocerca nitens isolate TAMUIC-IGC-003100 chromosome 10, iqSchNite1.1, whole genome shotgun sequence genome, the window CTGAATGCAGTTAAATATTGAAAACCAATACAATGACAAGTAATGTGAGTTTCAACTGCTCAGAAAAAACTTTTCTATGACTTCATTACCAAGTAAACTATTGAAAGATTCAAACACACCTGATTTTGGATCCATTGGGGCCAAACTACATTGTACAACAATAAAACAGCATTATTTCAGACCAAAGGCATTTTCTACTATAAAGGAAATCTCCAAGTTAAAATCTTATAGACAATACAATTAAGTGGAACTTCCAGACAAATATTAAATGACTATGCTGTAATTCCTCGCTACACTGATTCCAATTCAGGAGTCCACAGACAAAAGTGCATACTTATTGTAAAACCTGTTTATGTGCCTTCATTAGCTACTGTTACAATGTGTGAAACTTTAAAAATTTGCCCACATAGCAGAATGTTCCCCCTTTTCAGTGTCAAGGAAACTATCAGAACAGAAACGATTCACACACCATTATAAAagcttttaattattttcttcaaaattagAATAGCAGCTGTCAAGTTAACAGGCAAGCCTGCAAGGCAGGTAAGTGCAGTAAAGCCACACACTTAAACATATATTGACTGCAGGAATTGTTATCATGTATAAGTACTTTTAAACATCATGTCCAATTCACCTGTAAGTTTATAACTTCTAATAACACCATCACGACAAGCAGTGTATATTTTTTTGCCATCACAACAAATGCCATATATAGGATCAAAGTCAgaaccagtaaactgaagtcttcTGGCAGTAGATTCATTGTCTTGTGCAACACTCCTGTAGCATATGCATGTGCCATCAGCCCTGCCAACAAATACAGCACCACTATCAAGAGTCAACAGACTGAGGACAGGGCTACACGATTCCTTTAATGTCAGCATACATTCTGATGTTTTTAAGTTGTAAAGGTGAATGCTGCCATCCTGGCACCCAACTAAGACATTACTTTTTGTATGAAACTTAACGCTATTTACGGCAGATGGGCTTTTAACCGAGAAAAACTTCTTTTTACTATAAACTGAAACGCAGCAAACAATGCCACTTTCACATCCAACCAATAAAATCTTATTTTGTGTACCAACTTCATGTTCCTGCAACGGATCTGTGCGTTCTCCAAGGTCCAAGCCCTCCTCTGCGACCGAAATATTGCAGCAATTTATATCTCCATCCAACTTGACAACCGTACCAAGACATGCTGCCTGTCCACAGCTCCAGAGCTTCGCCGTGCCATCTTTCGCAACAGAAATAATGTTCTTTCCTTTGTCGACGATGCAGAAGTCTGTCACTGCTGCTGTGTGTCCACGCAGGGTCACAGGGCACTGTCCAGTCTCTGCAGACCAAATTTTCAACACCATGTCAGCACCGCCCGAGAGAACgacaattcctgaaggaaacaacgCACACTTATAAACATCTCCTGCATGACCTTCCAGCACACGCCTTACATCTCCCGTGCTTGTCTCCCAAACGAGTAACTTGTTTTCTGTACAAACGGAGACGCCCAAACCGCCAGAAGAAACATCTAATGAAACAACGCTCTTCTTGTGAATGTTCACGAACTCTGAGTCCGGAGATTTGAAGAAACACACGGTGTTAGATTCAGGATGGGTTACCTGAATTACAGTAGCAGATATCCTATTAACGGAGAGTTCATTAGGCGTAACTTCAAATGCTTTCCCATCCCTTCCTACGTTTTTAATCGTACACTGTACGCTAGTTTCCCCAATGTATTTGAAACTACACCATGCAGTACCATTTTCATTTTGCAAGGCAATGTTCCAATCATTTTGTATAGCAATATGTGGTATTTTCCTATTCGATGGCATTATAAGAAATTTACGTCAATACCTCCACAAACTACACCAGTTCAGTTTATTTATGCTGTTCATATACACACACCAAACCCACTGGCTGGTACAACCCACCAACCGCCAAATGAAAACATAGTCACGGTACAACGTTGCCAATCGACACAGCTTATGAGTCTATCGAATTTAAGTCGAACGATCCATCGAAAGATAGTGGAATGGATACGGACTCATACattacgtttacatgcgacacatcttccaaaCGACGAAacccgaatttcggaaaccgtttttcgctgtcgtgtttacatgttaaggtctgaagtggATCTGCTAGCTCAGTTAAATACGGCACCAGGAAAACAGCAGTTacagcacagtctaacataacagtcgcgacacttcgcctcgattttgttgccatcagcgccccaagcggccggtaggttgaactgtgagttcggcgcgatcgtgaaagcgaatagtgattgtttattttgatttatacaatgtttTTTATCATCGGGAGcctttgtagcgcaataaattgcagcagcaacaggaagaagacaccacagctgtctttttttaggtttcctaaggatcctgagaggtaaataccatcatgttactaaactgtatcgtcaggattcacttgcaaactgtatgtgtataaacgatgactgtttcgttttaggagcagaaaatggctagttaatagcagacaagaagaccttatgaagaaagaaccagtttacctgtataataatattaggttttgttcgctacatttcgaacaaaaccagttcatgaacgcagacaataacaaactcgtgtggaatgcagtacccacagagtctgacattccaaataagccacctcagctGACGATGAAGAGGGAACTGGCACAAAGATTCTACAgccaatctaaagctgtaaaactgtCGTATGACACAGAAGcatccagttcaactctccatgtatcagtgccagattcgtgtgaatcatcaacacagacctgttttgacgatgaagtggtcaaattaagtgcagctgttcgtgtgtTACAAAAGCGTgcgaagtgtcagaatgtgcagatcgctagacttcgagcgaaactattatgggacaaagaaaatgcctacagacagattgtttgaaaattattcatttggtttttcgtgaaatgtaatgtaatcagctcattataatgttttcagtatatttctcccactatttggcagttgcttgtcccagttagaataatataaagatgaaggtcgtacttgtggtgactggcgacaatgacaaacacagtaggcctacagaacgataaacgagctgtcgatcgcttttgcatgtagaggtacatgtctgtgcttcttacatgtgaatctgtgtgtttatattcttttgatatcaacatggtaagctgcaattctgtccaatgtcacaagtgtttcttcacgaatgtgttgtagcttgccactctattcatggtttttgtccatacttgcgcttattttagaatcatttttagaaacatatatgccttctgatactacacaaactcttggaggcaagaaaataactcgaataattcggaaattacgtaggaaatggatgcaaacaaacattgtgcttacgacgcgtctgacgttcaccttacctgccgcttggagcgctagtgacgctccatctgtcaaacgacaacaacttttacagcagtgagtgtcgcgactgttatgttagactgtggttataGTCTCTGATTTAGTCAGCATAATCGCCATCTCTCTTCAATTACTCGAGGTGTTAAGAGCTTCAGTCTGATATTTCTACTTATCCTACACTGTACAAAagccactccgtccatattagcggaaaatttttaaaaacaagacaaAACCTGACATCCCCAACACGTTCGAAAGCCGGTTGCATTTAATTGGgggcgaaaatcgattgcggaattggatACCGGCAACtggaagcggatttccagaatcgattttgaagtgatgACCAACAAAACGCgctattgggaaatcggtttacgaattcTGTtattgggagccccatgtaaacggggTGAGAGCCTCGAGGTACGCAGAGTctccagaaaatatttttctttgtaataTAGGGCTATTAGCATCCTTCATGTACCTGAAGATTAAACTAAAAATCCGTATAACGACACAACTATCTTGCTAATTCCAAACATTAGGCGTCAAATTTCTGTAAAACTTTAAAGCTGAGTTAGCAGTTATCGACCCGAATCGGCACAGGTTATATGTTTCATGAATTCTGTGGTTTGATGGGtaattttattgtttcagt encodes:
- the LOC126210135 gene encoding proteasomal ATPase-associated factor 1-like codes for the protein MPSNRKIPHIAIQNDWNIALQNENGTAWCSFKYIGETSVQCTIKNVGRDGKAFEVTPNELSVNRISATVIQVTHPESNTVCFFKSPDSEFVNIHKKSVVSLDVSSGGLGVSVCTENKLLVWETSTGDVRRVLEGHAGDVYKCALFPSGIVVLSGGADMVLKIWSAETGQCPVTLRGHTAAVTDFCIVDKGKNIISVAKDGTAKLWSCGQAACLGTVVKLDGDINCCNISVAEEGLDLGERTDPLQEHEVGTQNKILLVGCESGIVCCVSVYSKKKFFSVKSPSAVNSVKFHTKSNVLVGCQDGSIHLYNLKTSECMLTLKESCSPVLSLLTLDSGAVFVGRADGTCICYRSVAQDNESTARRLQFTGSDFDPIYGICCDGKKIYTACRDGVIRSYKLTGELDMMFKSTYT